A genomic segment from Dechloromonas denitrificans encodes:
- a CDS encoding methyl-accepting chemotaxis protein produces the protein METLRRLYEWNERTFWNSLTKKLMSFLLLFFIDVVYLGIYIHQKNLVTEALRNGEVSSAVMQRISSGMDYGLSLMIAMTAFALLWNVLQILYIRHLILRPVRIISTIFDEIARGEGDFSRNLPTISHDELRTLAESYNRFADKMREIISEVRKMSVNIAREAVLVKKTVASTAEKATRQGDIANAVFGASTEAIKAIDEVSASAELISQSTEANLQTARGSLGEMFEIVSKVQNVSAKLSSFNDTVGHLAQRSDSIRQIAGLIKDIADQTNLLALNAAIEAARAGEMGRGFAVVADEVRKLAERVNVATQEITDNIGGMITLVRDTQRENDVINGDIQQTREVVERSSSEFNRMVSNFERTGDQLNQIAAAMEQLTATNGQVHEAVMQVHTLSDEVSGSMKSSETSTLTLSRATESVQELVSRFKIGRGSFDFNVDQARRMLERMQAKMSALSQQGVDIWDQNYRPIPKTSPQKYDVSYAAAFERDIQPLAEEALANLKGGVYALMIDLRGYGAIHNLKYSKPLTGNYEVDLVGNRTRRIWDDQTGQRAAKNTQPLLLQTYARDTGEVLSEINLPIIVDGRHWGGLRVGCESSVLLDG, from the coding sequence TCAGTAGCGCTGTGATGCAACGCATTTCCAGCGGGATGGATTACGGTCTGAGCCTGATGATCGCCATGACGGCATTTGCCTTGCTCTGGAATGTGCTTCAGATTCTTTACATTCGTCATCTGATTCTGCGTCCGGTACGTATTATTTCAACGATCTTTGACGAAATCGCGCGCGGCGAAGGCGATTTTTCGCGCAACCTGCCGACAATCTCGCATGATGAACTTCGGACTCTGGCCGAGTCCTACAACCGCTTCGCCGACAAGATGCGCGAAATCATCAGCGAAGTACGCAAGATGAGTGTGAATATTGCCCGTGAGGCTGTGCTGGTCAAAAAAACGGTCGCTTCCACCGCAGAGAAGGCCACCCGGCAGGGGGATATTGCCAATGCGGTTTTTGGCGCCAGCACCGAGGCGATCAAGGCGATTGATGAAGTTTCAGCCTCGGCCGAGCTGATTTCGCAGTCGACGGAAGCCAATCTGCAGACCGCGCGCGGTTCTCTGGGGGAAATGTTCGAGATTGTCAGCAAGGTGCAGAATGTGAGTGCCAAGCTCTCATCATTCAATGACACCGTCGGACATCTGGCGCAGCGTTCGGACAGCATTCGCCAGATTGCCGGCCTGATCAAGGATATTGCTGACCAGACCAATCTGCTGGCGCTGAATGCCGCGATTGAGGCTGCCCGCGCCGGTGAAATGGGTCGAGGCTTTGCCGTGGTGGCTGACGAAGTGCGCAAACTGGCCGAACGGGTCAATGTGGCGACACAGGAAATCACCGACAACATCGGCGGCATGATTACCCTGGTTCGCGATACCCAGCGCGAAAATGACGTCATCAATGGCGACATTCAACAAACCCGCGAAGTGGTCGAGCGATCGTCTTCCGAGTTCAACCGGATGGTCAGCAATTTTGAGCGGACGGGCGATCAGTTGAACCAGATTGCTGCTGCGATGGAGCAGTTGACCGCGACAAACGGCCAGGTGCATGAAGCGGTGATGCAGGTTCATACCCTGTCTGACGAGGTGTCGGGCAGCATGAAGTCTTCGGAAACATCGACGCTTACGCTGAGCCGGGCGACAGAAAGTGTTCAGGAACTGGTCTCGCGCTTCAAGATCGGTCGTGGGTCTTTTGACTTCAACGTTGATCAGGCACGCCGGATGCTTGAACGCATGCAGGCCAAAATGTCGGCGTTGTCGCAGCAGGGCGTCGATATCTGGGATCAGAACTATCGTCCGATTCCGAAAACCAGCCCCCAGAAATACGATGTTTCCTATGCTGCAGCATTTGAACGGGACATCCAGCCGCTTGCCGAAGAGGCGCTGGCCAACCTGAAAGGGGGCGTATACGCGCTGATGATCGACTTGCGCGGCTACGGTGCGATTCACAATCTGAAATACTCGAAGCCGCTGACCGGAAATTACGAGGTCGATCTGGTTGGTAATCGTACCCGACGGATCTGGGACGATCAGACGGGCCAGCGTGCCGCCAAGAACACCCAGCCGCTATTGCTCCAGACATACGCGCGGGATACGGGGGAGGTGCTTTCGGAAATCAATTTGCCGATCATTGTCGATGGCCGTCACTGGGGTGGCCTGCGTGTCGGCTGCGAAAGCAGCGTGCTGCTCGACGGTTGA
- the rraA gene encoding ribonuclease E activity regulator RraA: MSFKTPDLCDEFEGDIGKSLRIVSPMFQRYGARATFSGEIVTLKIFEDNSLVRTAFAEDGKGKVLVIDGGGSLRCALVGDQLAILAQKNGWEGVVVYGCIRDSGDINGIDIGVRALNTHPQKSIKKNVGDRDIAVTFGGVTFNPGEWLYADEDGVLVSSKPLI; encoded by the coding sequence ATGAGTTTCAAGACCCCCGACCTGTGCGATGAATTTGAAGGCGACATCGGCAAAAGCCTGCGCATCGTGAGCCCGATGTTCCAGCGTTATGGCGCTCGCGCCACTTTTAGCGGCGAAATCGTTACCCTGAAAATTTTCGAGGACAACTCCCTGGTCCGCACTGCTTTTGCAGAGGACGGCAAGGGCAAGGTCCTGGTGATTGATGGCGGCGGCTCCTTGCGTTGCGCCCTGGTCGGTGATCAGTTGGCCATCCTGGCCCAGAAAAATGGCTGGGAAGGTGTCGTGGTTTATGGCTGCATCCGTGACTCGGGCGACATCAACGGGATCGATATCGGTGTGCGTGCGCTGAACACGCATCCCCAGAAAAGCATCAAAAAGAATGTCGGCGACCGCGACATTGCCGTCACGTTTGGCGGCGTGACCTTCAATCCGGGCGAGTGGCTTTATGCCGATGAAGATGGCGTTCTGGTTTCAAGCAAACCGCTCATCTAA